Sequence from the Deltaproteobacteria bacterium genome:
GATCTCGCGGAGCGATTCGCACGTATGCGTCGTGTATTTGCGAATAATCTTCGCATACTGGCGCAAGGGATGTCCAGTGAGAAAAAATCCGAACGCGAGTTTCTCGTGGTCGAGCTTCTCCTGATCGCTCCACGGCGGCGCTTCCGGCAGCGTCGATTCGACCGGCGCGGCGCTCGCGGGAGTCGCCGATCCGAAGAGGCTCACCTGTCCGCTCGCGCGGTCGCGCGCTTCGCGGCTCGCGCGCTCCATCACCGTATCGAGTCCCATGAAAAGCCGCGCGCGGTTCGGCTCCAGTTCGTCGAACGCGCCCGCGCGCACGAGACTTTCCAGCACGCGCCGGTTCACGGTCTGCGTGTCGAGGTGCTCCATCAGGTGCGAGATCGAGCGGAAGGATCCGGCCTTTGCGCGCGCGCCGACGATGGCTTCGATCGCGCCCTCGCCGATGCCCTTGATTCCCGCAAGACCGTAACGGATGCGTCCGTCCTCGACCATGAAGTCGAGCACCGAATGGTTGATGTCGGGCGGCAGGATCTCGAGGCCCATCTCGCGCACCTCGTTGACCATCGTGTGCAGCTTGTCCGTGTCGCCCGCGTCGAGCGTCAGCAGCTCCGCCATGAACTCGATGGGATAGTTCGCCTTGAGCCACGCCGTCTGATACGCGACGACGCCGTACGCCGCGGAATGGCTCTTGTTGAAGCCGTACTCCGCGAATTTTTCCATCTGATCCCAGATCTTCTCGGCCTTGGCCGCGGGGACCTCGCGCTCGGCCGCGCCCTTCAGGAATTTCTCGCTGAATGTCACCATCTTGTTCTTGTCTTTTTTGCTCATGGCGCGGCGCATGAGGTCGGACTGGCCGAGCGAGAAGCCCGCCACCGCGTTCGCCACCTGCATGACCTGTTCCTGATAAACCATCATGCCGTAGGTCTCGCGCAGATACTCCTCGAGCATCGGCAGCTCGTACACCACCGCCTGTTCGCCTTTTTTCGATGCGATGAAGGTGTCGATCATGCCGGAGCCGATGGGGCCTGGACGGTAGAGCGCGACGAGCGCGACGATCTCGTCGATCGTGCGCGGCGCGATGCGCAGCAGTAGTTCCTTCATGCCGCGCGATTCGAGCTGGAAGACGCCGGTCGTCAGGCCCTGGCTGAGCAGATCGAACGTCTTCGCGTCGTCCATCGCGATCTCGTCGATGTCGATCTCGACGCCGCGCGTCGATTTGATCAGCGCGAGCGCCTTGTCGATGATCGTGAGCGTCTTGAGGCCGAGGAAATCGAACTTGATGAGGCCGCTCTTTTCGACGTCGTTCTTGTCCCACTGCGTCATGACGTAGCCGTCTTTGTCGCGCATGAGGGGAACGAGTTCGGTGAGCGGCTGCGGGGCGATGACAAGCCCCGCCGCGTGTTTGCCGGGATTGCGTACGGAGCCTTCGAGCGCCCGCGCGCCTTCCATGATTTCCCGCGCCCACGCGTTGGCGTCGAGGAACGAGCGCAGTTCGGAGTCCTTTTTCACGGCGTCGTCGAGCGTGATGTTCAGGTCGCCCGGGATGAGCTTGGCGAGCTTGTCGACCTCGCCGTAGGGATAGCCCAGCGCGCGGCCCACATCGCGCACGGCCGCCTTCGCTTTGAGAGTGCCGAAGGTCGCGATCTGGCAGACGTTGTCCTCGCCGTACTTCTTCGTGACGTACTCGATGACGCGGTCGCGCCCGTGGGCGCAGAAGTCACAGTCGATGTCGGGATTGTCGGCGCGCTCGGGATTCAGAAAACGCTCGAACAGCAGGCTGTAACGCACGGGGTCGATGTCGGTAATGCCGAGCGCCCAGCACGCCACGCTGCCCGCGGCGCTGCCGCGTCCCGGGCCCACGCGCACGTCGTTGCGCCGCGCCCAGTTCATGAAATCCTGCACGATGAGCAGATAACCGGCGAAGCCCTTTTCCTCGATCAGCGCGAGCTCACCCGCGAGCCGGTCATCGTACTCCCTGCGCGCGTTCGTCCACTCGACCGGATCGGAGAACTTTCGCGCGAGCTTCTCGAACCTGCGGTCGAGCCCCTCGCGGGTCATCTCCTCAAAGACCTCGTTGATCGCGCGTCCGCCCGTGTCGAACTGCGGATAGATGAACCCGCCCATCGAGATATCGAGGTTGCAGCGCTCGGCGATCTCGGCGGTGTTCGCCGCGGCTTCGGGATGGTCCGAGAAAAGGTCGTACATCTCCTCGGTGGAACGCAGGTAGAACGCCTCGGACTGATACTTCTTGCGCTTCGTCTCGTGGATCGTCTTGTTGGTGCCCACGCACAGCAGGATGTCGTGGGGCTTGGCGTCCTCGGGGCGCAGGTAGTGGCAGTCGTTCGTGGCGACGAGGGGCAGGTTCATCCGCGCGGAAAAATCGAAGAGCGCCCGGTTGATCGTCTCCTGCTCCGCGATCGAGTTGCGTTGCACTTCGAGATAGAAGCGCCCGTCGAAGGTCGCCGCGTGCCATTCGATGAGCGCCTCGGCCTTTTTCAAATCGCCGGCCAGAATCGCCGTCGAGACTTCGCTCGACATGCAGCCCGATGTGGCGATGAGCCCCGCGTTGTACTTCGCCAGCAGTTCGTGATCGACGCGCGGGCGGTAATACATGCCGTCCAGGTGCGCGGCGGAAACGAGCTTGATGAGGTTGTGATAGCCGGTCAGATCCGACGCCAGCACCAGCAGGTGGTGGGCTCGTTTGCCCTCGGTCGGCTTGCGTTCGCGGTGCGATCCCGGCGTGACGTACACCTCGCAGCCGATGATCGGTTTGAGGTCCTTGTCGCGGGCCGCGTTGTAAAACTGGATCGCGCTGCACAGGTTGCCGTGCTCGGTCACCGCGACGGCGCGCTGCCCGTGGGCACGTACCGCGTCCATGAGCGGCGATTCCTTCGATTTCGGATCAGTGGGGTGAAGGATCTTGTTCGTCGCGTCG
This genomic interval carries:
- the dnaE gene encoding DNA polymerase III subunit alpha; this encodes MKDFVHLHLHTHFSFLDATNKILHPTDPKSKESPLMDAVRAHGQRAVAVTEHGNLCSAIQFYNAARDKDLKPIIGCEVYVTPGSHRERKPTEGKRAHHLLVLASDLTGYHNLIKLVSAAHLDGMYYRPRVDHELLAKYNAGLIATSGCMSSEVSTAILAGDLKKAEALIEWHAATFDGRFYLEVQRNSIAEQETINRALFDFSARMNLPLVATNDCHYLRPEDAKPHDILLCVGTNKTIHETKRKKYQSEAFYLRSTEEMYDLFSDHPEAAANTAEIAERCNLDISMGGFIYPQFDTGGRAINEVFEEMTREGLDRRFEKLARKFSDPVEWTNARREYDDRLAGELALIEEKGFAGYLLIVQDFMNWARRNDVRVGPGRGSAAGSVACWALGITDIDPVRYSLLFERFLNPERADNPDIDCDFCAHGRDRVIEYVTKKYGEDNVCQIATFGTLKAKAAVRDVGRALGYPYGEVDKLAKLIPGDLNITLDDAVKKDSELRSFLDANAWAREIMEGARALEGSVRNPGKHAAGLVIAPQPLTELVPLMRDKDGYVMTQWDKNDVEKSGLIKFDFLGLKTLTIIDKALALIKSTRGVEIDIDEIAMDDAKTFDLLSQGLTTGVFQLESRGMKELLLRIAPRTIDEIVALVALYRPGPIGSGMIDTFIASKKGEQAVVYELPMLEEYLRETYGMMVYQEQVMQVANAVAGFSLGQSDLMRRAMSKKDKNKMVTFSEKFLKGAAEREVPAAKAEKIWDQMEKFAEYGFNKSHSAAYGVVAYQTAWLKANYPIEFMAELLTLDAGDTDKLHTMVNEVREMGLEILPPDINHSVLDFMVEDGRIRYGLAGIKGIGEGAIEAIVGARAKAGSFRSISHLMEHLDTQTVNRRVLESLVRAGAFDELEPNRARLFMGLDTVMERASREARDRASGQVSLFGSATPASAAPVESTLPEAPPWSDQEKLDHEKLAFGFFLTGHPLRQYAKIIRKYTTHTCESLREITASVAATVGVIVTERKFRDTPRGRMAILEVEDLTGSFEAIVYSEPCAKYESLIKSDEPLLMKGRAEAPEDRGPKIFVEEVTPLASAQRSLGDELHIRLASERMSEGAVDMLKRIVTNAKRGRCRPVLRVALPGVGDAVLRLPPHLGVEPSDELIADIEQLLGRDVVMFS